In Zalophus californianus isolate mZalCal1 chromosome 4, mZalCal1.pri.v2, whole genome shotgun sequence, the following proteins share a genomic window:
- the DDOST gene encoding dolichyl-diphosphooligosaccharide--protein glycosyltransferase 48 kDa subunit, with protein MDPGAAVRAWSFLWLLLLLLGPACASGPRTLVLLDNLNLRETHSLFFRSLKDRAFELTFKTADDPSLSLIKYGEFLYDNLIIFSPSVEDFGGNINVETISTFIDGGGSVLVAASSDIGDPLRELGSECGIEFDEEKTAVIDHHNYDISDLGQHTLVVADPENLLKAPTIVGRSSLNPILFRGVGMVADPDNPLVLDILTGSSTSYSFFPDKPITQYPHAVGKNTLLIAGLQARNNARVIFSGSLDFFSDAFFNSAVQKAAPGSQRYSQTGNYELALALSRWVFKEEGVLRVGPVSHHRVGETAPPNAYTVTDLVEYSIVIEQLSNGRWVPFDGDDIQLEFVRIDPFVRTFLKKKGGKYSVQFKLPDVYGVFQFKVDYNRLGYTHLHSSTQVSVRPLQHTQYERFIPSAYPYYASAFSMMLGLFVFSTVFLHMKEKEKSD; from the exons ATGGATCCCGGCGCCGCGGTCCGCGCTTGGTCTTTCCTATGGCTGCTGCTGCTCTTGCTTGGCCCGGCCTGCGCTAGCGGTCCTCGTACCTTAGTGCTGCTGGACAACCTCAACCTGCGGGAGACGCACTCGCTTTTTTTCCGAAGCCTGAAGG ACAGGGCCTTTGAACTCACATTCAAGACCGCAGATGACCCCAGCCTGTCCCTCATTAAGTACGGAGAGTTCCTCTACGACAACCTCATCATCTTCTCCCCCTCGGTAGAAG ATTTCGGAGGCAACATCAACGTGGAGACCATCAGTACCTTTATCGACGGGGGAGGCAGTGTCCTGGTGGCTGCCAGCTCAGACATTG GTGACCCTCTTCGAGAGCTGGGCAGTGAGTGTGGGATTGAATTTGATGAGGAGAAGACAGCTGTCATTGACCATCACAACTATGACATCTCAGACCTTGGCCAG CATACACTCGTTGTGGCTGACCCCGAGAACCTGTTGAAGGCCCCAACCATTGTCGGGAGATCATCTCTGAACCCCATCCTCTTTCGAGGTGTTGG GATGGTAGCAGATCCTGACAATCCTTTGGTATTGGACATCCTGACGGGCTCTTCCACCTCTTACTCCTTCTTCCCGGATAAACCCATCACCCAG TACCCCCATGCAGTGGGGAAGAACACCCTGCTCATTGCTGGGCTCCAGGCCAGGAACAACGCCCGGGTCATCTTCAGTGGCTCCCTGGACTTCTTCAGCGATGCCTTCTTCAACTCGGCAGTGCAGAAGGCTGCGCCCGGCTCCCAGAG GTATTCCCAGACAGGCAACTACGAGCTAGCTCTGGCCCTCTCCCGCTGGGTGTTCAAGGAGGAAGGGGTCCTCCGTGTGGGGCCCGTGTCCCACCATCGGGTGGGTGAGACAGCCCCACCCAACGCCTACACCGTCACTGACCTCGTG GAGTACAGCATTGTGATCGAGCAGCTCTCAAATGGCAGGTGGGTCCCCTTTGATGGTGACGACATTCAGCTGGAATTTGTCCGCATCGATCCTTTTGTGAGGACGTTCTTGAAGAAGAAAG GTGGCAAATACAGTGTCCAGTTCAAGTTGCCTGATGTGTATGGAGTGTTCCAGTTTAAAGTGGATTACAACCGGCTAGGCTACACGCACTTACATTCTTCCACTCAG GTGTCCGTGAGGCCGCTCCAGCACACGCAGTACGAGCGCTTCATCCCCTCGGCCTATCCCTACTACGCCAGTGCCTTCTCCATGATGCTGGGGCTCTTCGTCTTCAGCACGGTCTTCTTACacatgaaggagaaggagaagtcaGACTGA